A region of Gracilinanus agilis isolate LMUSP501 chromosome 3, AgileGrace, whole genome shotgun sequence DNA encodes the following proteins:
- the SRSF4 gene encoding serine/arginine-rich splicing factor 4 isoform X2, translated as MPRVYIGRLSYQARERDVERFFKGYGKILEVDLKNGYGFVEFDDLRDADDAVYELNGKDLCGERVIVEHARGPRRDGSYGSGRSGYGYRRSGRDKYGPPTRTEYRLIVENLSSRCSWQDLKDYMRQAGEVTYADAHKGRKNEGVIEFVSYSDMKRALEKLDGTEVNGRKIRLVEDRPGSRRRRSYSRSRSHSRSKSRSRSKSRSRSRSRSRGGSKSRSRSKSKDKRKGRKRSRDESRSHSRSRSRSRSKSSKSKRHSKRERAGGSRKKSKEEPERSRSRSRSPSKGKEPPKPEAGSKENRGDGEEVQANQEGQARSRSNSKSKPNIQSESRSRSKSASKTRSRSKSRSASRSPSRSRSRSRSRS; from the exons GTATGGTTTTGTTGAATTTGATGACCTCCGTGATGCAGATGATGCAGTATATGAACTGAATGGCAAAGACCTCTGTGGTGAGCGAGTAATTGTTGAGCATGCCCGGGGTCCTCGTCGAGATGGCAGTTATGGTTCTGGACGCA GTGGATATGGTTATAGAAGAAGTGGAAGAGATAAATATGGTCCTCCGACTCGGACAGAATACAGATTGATTGTGGAAAATCTGTCTAGCCGCTGCAGTTGGCAAGATTTAAAG gATTATATGCGTCAAGCAGGAGAAGTAACATACGCAGATGCTCACAAAGGGCGCAAAAATGAAGGGGTAATTGAATTTGTGTCCTATTCTGATATGAAAAGAGCTCTTGAAAAGCTGGATGGAACTGAAGTCAATGGCAGGAAAATTAGACTTGTTGAAGACAGACCTGGCTCTAGACGGCGACGTTCCTATTCCAGAAGTCGGAGTCACTCAAG GAGCAAGAGCCGAAGCCGCAGCAAGAGTCGCA gcaggagcaggagcaggagcagagGCGGGAGCAAGAGCCGCAGCCGCAGCAAGAgcaaggacaagaggaaagggaggaagaggagccGGGACGAGAGCCGCAGCCACAGCCGAAGCCGCAGCCGCAGCCGCAGCAAGAGCTCCAAGAGCAAGAGGCACAGCAAGCGAGAGCGGGCAGGGGGCAGCAGGAAGAAGAGCAAGGAGGAGCCGGAGCGCTCCCGCTCCAGATCCCGCTCCCCGTCCAAGGGGAAGGAGCCCCCGAAGCCCGAGGCCGGCTCGAAGGAGAACAGAGGCGACGGGGAGGAGGTGCAGGCAAACCAGGAAGGCCAGGCCAGGTCCAGATCCAATTCCAAATCAAAACCAAACATTCAGTCAGAATCTCGGTCCAGATCAAAATCGGCCTCAAAAACCAGATCCCGGTCCAAATCCAGATCCGCCTCCAGATCACCTTCCAGGTCTCGGTCCAGATCCCGCTCGAGGTCCTAA
- the SRSF4 gene encoding serine/arginine-rich splicing factor 4 isoform X1 — protein sequence MPRVYIGRLSYQARERDVERFFKGYGKILEVDLKNGYGFVEFDDLRDADDAVYELNGKDLCGERVIVEHARGPRRDGSYGSGRSGYGYRRSGRDKYGPPTRTEYRLIVENLSSRCSWQDLKDYMRQAGEVTYADAHKGRKNEGVIEFVSYSDMKRALEKLDGTEVNGRKIRLVEDRPGSRRRRSYSRSRSHSRSRSRSRHSRKSRSRSGSSKSSHSKSRSRSRSGSHSRSKSRSRSKSRSRGKKEKSRSPSKEGKSRSRSRSRSADKARGKSKDRVEEKIQNNEEDGKAKSRSASQDKSKSRSRSRSQERAEKEERRGSRSRSQETSTGKGRSRSRSRGGSKSRSRSKSKDKRKGRKRSRDESRSHSRSRSRSRSKSSKSKRHSKRERAGGSRKKSKEEPERSRSRSRSPSKGKEPPKPEAGSKENRGDGEEVQANQEGQARSRSNSKSKPNIQSESRSRSKSASKTRSRSKSRSASRSPSRSRSRSRSRS from the exons GTATGGTTTTGTTGAATTTGATGACCTCCGTGATGCAGATGATGCAGTATATGAACTGAATGGCAAAGACCTCTGTGGTGAGCGAGTAATTGTTGAGCATGCCCGGGGTCCTCGTCGAGATGGCAGTTATGGTTCTGGACGCA GTGGATATGGTTATAGAAGAAGTGGAAGAGATAAATATGGTCCTCCGACTCGGACAGAATACAGATTGATTGTGGAAAATCTGTCTAGCCGCTGCAGTTGGCAAGATTTAAAG gATTATATGCGTCAAGCAGGAGAAGTAACATACGCAGATGCTCACAAAGGGCGCAAAAATGAAGGGGTAATTGAATTTGTGTCCTATTCTGATATGAAAAGAGCTCTTGAAAAGCTGGATGGAACTGAAGTCAATGGCAGGAAAATTAGACTTGTTGAAGACAGACCTGGCTCTAGACGGCGACGTTCCTATTCCAGAAGTCGGAGTCACTCAAG GTCTCGCTCAAGAAGTAGACATTCTCGTAAAAGCAGAAGTCGCAGTGGCAGTAGCAAGAGCAGCCATTCCAAGAGTCGGTCCCGGTCCAG gtctggctcccACTCCAGGAGCAAGAGCCGAAGCCGCAGCAAGAGTCGCAGTCGAGGCAAGAAGGAGAAGAGTCGGAGCCCAAGCAAGGAGGGCAAGAGCCGCAGCCGGAGCCGCAGCCGGAGCGCAGACAAAGCCAGGGGCAAGAGCAAGGACAGAGTGGAAGAGAAGATCCAGAACAATGAGGAGGACGGGAAGGCCAAGAGCCGGAGCGCCAGTCAGGACAAGAGCAAGAGCCGCAGCCGCAGCCGGAGCCAAGAGAGagcagagaaggaggagaggagggggagtcGGAGCCGGAGTCAGGAAACCAGCACGGGCAAaggcaggagcaggagcaggagcagagGCGGGAGCAAGAGCCGCAGCCGCAGCAAGAgcaaggacaagaggaaagggaggaagaggagccGGGACGAGAGCCGCAGCCACAGCCGAAGCCGCAGCCGCAGCCGCAGCAAGAGCTCCAAGAGCAAGAGGCACAGCAAGCGAGAGCGGGCAGGGGGCAGCAGGAAGAAGAGCAAGGAGGAGCCGGAGCGCTCCCGCTCCAGATCCCGCTCCCCGTCCAAGGGGAAGGAGCCCCCGAAGCCCGAGGCCGGCTCGAAGGAGAACAGAGGCGACGGGGAGGAGGTGCAGGCAAACCAGGAAGGCCAGGCCAGGTCCAGATCCAATTCCAAATCAAAACCAAACATTCAGTCAGAATCTCGGTCCAGATCAAAATCGGCCTCAAAAACCAGATCCCGGTCCAAATCCAGATCCGCCTCCAGATCACCTTCCAGGTCTCGGTCCAGATCCCGCTCGAGGTCCTAA